A single Phytohabitans houttuyneae DNA region contains:
- a CDS encoding PadR family transcriptional regulator has product MKADAQALKGHLDVLLLAALQDGPRHGYAVKEALKAGSDGRFDLPTGTIYPALHRLEAAGLIAGSWSQVDGRRRRTYQLTAAGQRRLRTDRDGWREFATAVTALLERKPWPATS; this is encoded by the coding sequence GTGAAGGCCGACGCGCAGGCGCTCAAAGGGCATCTGGACGTGCTGCTGCTGGCCGCGCTGCAGGACGGTCCCCGGCACGGCTACGCGGTCAAAGAGGCCCTCAAAGCCGGTAGCGACGGCCGATTCGACCTACCCACCGGCACCATCTACCCCGCGTTGCATCGGCTCGAAGCCGCCGGCCTGATCGCCGGTTCCTGGTCGCAGGTCGACGGGCGTCGCCGCCGCACCTACCAGCTGACCGCCGCCGGACAACGGCGGCTGCGCACCGACCGCGACGGCTGGCGCGAGTTCGCTACCGCCGTCACCGCGCTGCTGGAGCGCAAGCCATGGCCGGCCACCAGCTGA
- a CDS encoding ATP-binding cassette domain-containing protein, giving the protein MAPQLAVEVRGLVKRFGVVTALSGVDLRLPTGAILGLLGPNGAGKTTVVRILTTLLRPDSGQARVLGLDVVRQAGAVRGAIGLSGQVAAVDGYLTGRENLRMIGRLAGLRRAAARHRADELLDALGLDSAGDRTARTYSGGMRRRLDLAASLVAAPAVLFLDEPTTGLDPRGRLELWRLLEELAVRGTSVVLTTQYLEEADRLADQIAVLDHGTVIAAGTPDELKARVGGDRIELGAPPGTDPRTIADALHGLADVSPTVDSAAGRVVLPVADGPAVLPELAARLAATGLRISDLTLRRRTLDDVFLTLTGQPTAAATHAHGDGRMR; this is encoded by the coding sequence GTGGCGCCACAACTGGCCGTCGAGGTGCGCGGGCTGGTCAAGCGGTTCGGTGTGGTGACCGCGCTGTCCGGTGTCGACCTGCGGCTGCCCACCGGGGCCATCCTGGGGCTGCTCGGACCGAACGGCGCCGGCAAGACCACCGTCGTACGGATCCTGACAACCCTGCTGCGCCCCGACAGCGGGCAGGCGCGGGTGCTCGGCCTCGATGTCGTGCGTCAGGCGGGGGCGGTGCGAGGGGCGATCGGACTGTCCGGCCAGGTCGCCGCCGTCGACGGCTACCTGACCGGCCGAGAAAACCTGCGAATGATCGGCCGGCTCGCAGGACTGCGCCGCGCCGCGGCCCGCCACCGCGCTGACGAGCTCTTGGACGCGCTCGGCCTGGACAGCGCCGGGGACCGGACCGCCCGCACCTACTCGGGCGGGATGCGCCGCCGGCTCGACCTCGCCGCGAGCCTGGTCGCCGCGCCGGCCGTGCTGTTCCTGGACGAGCCCACCACCGGGTTGGACCCGCGCGGCCGCCTCGAACTCTGGCGGCTGCTCGAGGAGCTCGCGGTTCGGGGAACGAGTGTCGTGTTGACCACCCAGTATCTGGAGGAGGCCGACCGGCTCGCCGACCAAATCGCGGTGCTCGACCACGGCACGGTGATCGCGGCCGGCACGCCCGATGAGTTGAAGGCCCGCGTCGGCGGCGACCGCATCGAGCTGGGCGCACCGCCCGGCACCGACCCGCGCACCATCGCCGATGCCCTGCACGGCCTCGCCGACGTGTCACCCACTGTGGACAGTGCGGCAGGTCGGGTCGTGCTGCCGGTCGCCGACGGACCGGCCGTCCTACCCGAGCTCGCCGCCCGCCTCGCCGCGACCGGGCTGCGGATATCCGACCTCACGCTGCGCCGTCGCACCCTGGACGACGTCTTCCTCACCCTCACCGGCCAACCAACCGCGGCGGCCACCCACGCGCACGGCGACGGGAGGATGCGATGA